From Acinetobacter suaedae, one genomic window encodes:
- a CDS encoding alpha/beta fold hydrolase: MKNKIIFLPGASGDLNFWQPVSDLLPDRYDKEIIGYPSFGCVEADKNIESFEALIDYVIGKVQQECVIVAQSMGGIFAVASALTKPEWVKGLVLVATSGGIPLEPFDVQDWREGYSQHYLQYPDWFVTANIDFDAELGSIDIPVLLLWGDQDPLSPPTVGEYLNQCFPNAELHIIKDGDHQFAHTHAQQVAAYIDIYLNRHNSN; encoded by the coding sequence ATGAAGAATAAAATTATTTTTTTACCGGGTGCATCTGGCGATCTAAATTTTTGGCAACCTGTAAGTGATTTGTTGCCTGATAGATATGACAAAGAAATTATAGGTTATCCGTCATTTGGTTGTGTTGAAGCAGATAAAAATATAGAAAGCTTCGAGGCATTGATTGATTATGTGATCGGAAAAGTTCAACAAGAATGTGTGATTGTCGCTCAATCCATGGGTGGGATTTTTGCAGTGGCCTCTGCTTTAACGAAACCTGAATGGGTAAAAGGATTAGTATTGGTTGCCACGTCTGGTGGTATTCCGCTGGAGCCTTTTGATGTTCAAGATTGGCGTGAAGGGTATAGCCAGCATTATTTACAATATCCAGATTGGTTTGTGACAGCCAATATTGATTTTGATGCTGAGTTAGGTTCAATTGATATTCCAGTATTGTTATTGTGGGGAGACCAAGATCCATTGAGTCCACCCACTGTCGGGGAATATTTAAATCAATGCTTTCCAAATGCTGAACTGCACATTATAAAGGATGGTGATCATCAGTTTGCTCATACACATGCACAGCAGGTAGCAGCATATATTGATATTTATTTGAATCGTCACAATTCAAATTAA
- a CDS encoding tyrosine recombinase XerC gives MWLKERVIQNQSAHTISAYQRDLADFFKFCEYKQLQLEDVEASDLREYLASRVEQDQLSSSSLQRHLTSIRQFMKWAAQGRYLQHNPSADFKLKRQPRPLPGMVDIETINQILDQTAPEKLIDQQLWLRDKAMLELLYSSGLRLAELQGLAIKDIDFNRQLLRITGKGNKTRIVPFGLKAKQSLIEWLKIYRIWQGGFMADSAVFISQQGRALMPRQIENRVKLQAQRAGVNVDLHPHLLRHCFASHMLSASGDLRSVQEMLGHSNLSTTQIYTHVDFDQLAKVYDQAHPRAQKS, from the coding sequence ATGTGGTTAAAAGAAAGAGTGATTCAAAATCAGTCAGCGCATACGATTTCAGCTTATCAACGTGATCTAGCTGATTTCTTTAAATTTTGTGAATATAAACAGTTACAGTTAGAAGATGTTGAAGCATCCGATTTAAGAGAGTATTTGGCATCTCGGGTAGAGCAGGACCAATTGAGCTCTAGTAGTTTGCAACGACATTTGACTTCTATTCGTCAATTTATGAAATGGGCAGCGCAAGGACGATACCTACAGCATAATCCATCCGCTGATTTTAAGTTAAAGCGTCAACCTAGACCTTTACCGGGTATGGTTGATATTGAAACGATCAATCAAATCTTAGATCAGACTGCACCAGAGAAACTGATTGACCAACAACTATGGCTACGAGATAAAGCCATGCTGGAACTTTTATATTCGAGTGGGTTACGTTTGGCTGAATTGCAAGGCTTGGCCATCAAAGATATTGATTTTAATCGCCAACTATTGCGTATCACAGGTAAGGGCAATAAAACCCGAATCGTCCCTTTCGGACTCAAAGCAAAACAAAGTTTAATTGAATGGCTGAAAATTTATCGCATTTGGCAAGGTGGTTTTATGGCGGACTCGGCGGTGTTTATCTCACAGCAGGGACGTGCCTTGATGCCGAGGCAAATTGAAAATCGAGTGAAATTACAAGCTCAGCGCGCAGGGGTGAATGTTGACTTACATCCACACTTGTTAAGACATTGTTTTGCGAGTCATATGCTTTCAGCAAGTGGAGATTTGCGTTCTGTACAGGAAATGTTAGGGCATAGCAATTTATCTACTACACAAATATATACCCATGTAGACTTTGATCAGTTAGCAAAAGTTTATGATCAAGCTCATCCTCGAGCGCAAAAAAGTTAA
- a CDS encoding alanine/glycine:cation symporter family protein, with protein MSAAEIVDWFNGVIWSPALIYLCLGAGLFFSILTRFVQIRQLKEMGRLLIKGTSSAQGISSFQALSVSLSGRVGVGNIAGVAAAIGFGGPGAVFWMWVVAFLGASTAYVESTLGQIYKVEYQGQYRGGPAFYFDKGLGQRWLGILFAIAAIISCGLFLPGIQANAVGNAFTQITGQGAIVFGDVGVYKLVALVVIVTLLSIIIFGGIKRIARFAQVIVPFMALGYIIMALVIIIMNIQELPNVIRMIFADAFTPMAGVGAAIGWGVKRGVYSNEAGQGTGPHAAAAAEVQHPAQQGLVQSFSVYVDTLFVCSATAFMILITGMYNVQGTLEAGQFIVQNVSPTVEIGSPAFTQMAVSTVFGGFGQIFVALAVFFFAFTTIIAYYYIAETNITYLSYITKTPSLMFLTKCFIIAAVVYGVISATGYIWGIGDIGVGLMAWINIIGIILTYFIWKPTIKALRDYEKQQKAGVTEFTFDPVKLGIRNATFWEDRLKNKSKKD; from the coding sequence ATGAGTGCAGCAGAAATTGTTGATTGGTTTAATGGTGTTATCTGGAGCCCAGCGCTAATCTATTTATGCTTAGGTGCAGGTTTATTTTTCTCTATTCTTACGCGGTTTGTTCAAATCCGACAACTGAAAGAAATGGGAAGATTATTAATTAAAGGAACATCCTCAGCACAGGGGATTTCATCTTTCCAAGCGTTATCCGTTTCGCTTTCAGGTCGTGTCGGTGTGGGTAATATTGCTGGGGTTGCAGCAGCAATTGGTTTTGGTGGTCCAGGTGCCGTATTTTGGATGTGGGTTGTTGCATTTTTAGGTGCGAGTACAGCTTATGTGGAATCGACTTTAGGTCAAATTTATAAAGTTGAATACCAAGGTCAGTATCGTGGTGGTCCGGCTTTCTATTTTGATAAAGGCTTAGGGCAGCGTTGGTTAGGTATTTTATTTGCGATCGCTGCGATTATTTCTTGTGGTCTATTCTTACCAGGTATCCAAGCGAATGCTGTAGGGAATGCTTTTACGCAGATTACAGGTCAGGGAGCAATCGTATTTGGCGATGTTGGTGTATATAAGCTTGTCGCGCTTGTTGTGATCGTAACGTTATTATCGATCATTATTTTCGGTGGTATTAAACGTATCGCTCGATTTGCTCAGGTTATTGTTCCATTTATGGCTCTTGGCTATATCATCATGGCATTAGTCATCATTATTATGAACATTCAAGAGCTTCCAAATGTCATTCGTATGATCTTCGCTGATGCTTTTACACCGATGGCGGGTGTTGGCGCTGCAATTGGCTGGGGGGTAAAACGTGGTGTTTATTCAAATGAGGCTGGTCAGGGTACTGGTCCGCATGCGGCAGCTGCTGCAGAGGTACAGCATCCAGCTCAACAAGGGTTAGTGCAGTCTTTTTCTGTTTACGTTGATACTTTATTTGTCTGCTCAGCAACGGCTTTTATGATCTTGATCACAGGAATGTATAATGTTCAAGGGACTTTAGAGGCTGGTCAATTCATTGTACAAAATGTAAGTCCAACGGTTGAGATTGGCTCGCCAGCCTTTACTCAAATGGCAGTCAGTACTGTTTTTGGTGGTTTTGGCCAAATCTTTGTAGCGTTGGCAGTATTCTTCTTTGCCTTCACGACAATTATTGCTTACTACTATATTGCTGAAACCAACATTACTTACCTCAGCTATATCACAAAAACGCCTTCATTAATGTTCCTCACAAAATGCTTCATTATTGCAGCAGTTGTTTATGGTGTAATTAGTGCAACTGGTTATATTTGGGGTATCGGTGATATTGGCGTTGGTTTAATGGCATGGATTAACATCATTGGTATTATCTTGACTTACTTCATCTGGAAGCCGACGATTAAAGCATTACGTGATTATGAGAAACAGCAAAAAGCTGGTGTAACAGAATTCACATTTGATCCAGTTAAACTTGGTATCCGTAATGCAACATTCTGGGAAGATCGTCTCAAGAATAAATCGAAAAAAGATTAA
- the lptM gene encoding LPS translocon maturation chaperone LptM: MRPVICSISVLLSCVVLTACGQSGALQLPSDPNHDKRAKYLLYKNEASSAKASSDVNADDGKVENQTSQPSTQSQTTSP, from the coding sequence ATGCGTCCAGTCATTTGTTCTATCAGTGTGTTACTGAGTTGTGTTGTATTAACAGCATGTGGTCAGTCCGGTGCATTGCAATTACCGTCTGATCCAAATCATGATAAACGTGCAAAATACTTACTTTACAAGAATGAGGCATCTTCAGCCAAAGCTTCTTCTGATGTAAATGCGGATGATGGCAAGGTGGAAAACCAAACCTCACAACCTTCGACCCAATCTCAGACCACTTCACCTTAA
- the dapF gene encoding diaminopimelate epimerase, which translates to MFLEFTKMHGLGNDFMVVDLITQRAYLDTVTIQRLADRHFGVGFDQLLIVEPPDFPDVDFKYRIFNADGSEVEQCGNGVRCFARFVHERRLTTKTKIRVQTKAGIVEPELGANGWVRVNMGPPKFLPDEIPFVTQVDEDIEGLYSLELADDKSINIDVVNMGNPHAVTIVPDVLTADVAGIGPQVESHVRFPERVNAGFMQILDEKHVRLRVFERGVGETLACGTGACAAAVSGMRRGLLASEVEVQLAGGKLHIAWREGDVVWMTGPTAYVYEGRLDLRYFQS; encoded by the coding sequence ATGTTTTTAGAATTTACCAAAATGCATGGTTTGGGCAATGATTTTATGGTCGTTGATCTCATCACCCAGCGAGCTTATCTAGATACCGTGACGATTCAACGTTTAGCAGATCGTCATTTTGGAGTGGGGTTCGATCAACTTTTAATTGTTGAACCACCCGATTTTCCAGATGTAGATTTTAAATATCGAATTTTTAATGCGGATGGTTCCGAAGTTGAACAATGCGGAAATGGGGTTCGTTGTTTTGCACGTTTTGTGCATGAACGCCGTTTAACCACGAAAACTAAAATTCGTGTACAGACCAAAGCGGGTATCGTAGAGCCTGAGTTGGGTGCCAATGGTTGGGTTCGTGTGAATATGGGGCCACCCAAATTTCTTCCAGACGAGATTCCGTTTGTAACTCAAGTCGATGAAGATATTGAGGGGTTATATTCCTTAGAGCTTGCTGATGACAAGAGCATCAATATTGATGTGGTCAATATGGGTAATCCGCATGCAGTGACGATTGTTCCAGATGTACTAACCGCTGATGTAGCTGGAATTGGTCCACAAGTTGAATCGCATGTACGCTTTCCAGAGCGAGTCAATGCAGGCTTTATGCAAATTTTGGATGAAAAGCACGTGCGTTTACGCGTGTTTGAGCGTGGTGTTGGTGAGACCTTAGCTTGTGGTACAGGTGCATGTGCTGCAGCTGTAAGTGGTATGCGTCGTGGTTTACTTGCGAGTGAGGTTGAAGTTCAACTTGCAGGTGGTAAGTTGCATATTGCATGGCGTGAAGGTGATGTCGTCTGGATGACGGGTCCAACTGCATATGTATATGAAGGGCGTTTGGATTTACGTTATTTCCAATCTTAA
- a CDS encoding LysE family translocator — MTTILIPYLIAITLLTITPGLDTTLIIRTATLEGKLKAFQAALGINLGCIAWGLIVAGGLGALLMTSDLAFNILKWMGAFYLAWLGLNMLLKPRAQLTNTETTHSTQNWFVKGFLGNLLNPKVGIFYISFLPQFIPQSASPIAWTMGLVMIHVIIGFIWSMFLIYAMQTVSHYLKQPKFIRYMDRITGSIFILFALKLAFSKR, encoded by the coding sequence ATGACAACAATTCTAATCCCTTATCTAATCGCAATTACCCTCCTCACGATCACTCCTGGTCTAGATACGACCTTGATTATTCGTACTGCAACACTCGAAGGTAAATTAAAAGCCTTTCAAGCAGCATTGGGAATTAACTTAGGGTGTATTGCTTGGGGACTCATCGTGGCTGGCGGTTTAGGGGCATTATTAATGACTTCTGATCTGGCTTTTAACATTTTAAAATGGATGGGTGCATTCTATCTTGCATGGCTTGGGCTCAATATGCTCCTAAAACCTCGCGCACAACTTACAAATACAGAAACTACTCACTCAACTCAGAACTGGTTTGTTAAAGGTTTTTTAGGTAATTTACTGAATCCTAAAGTTGGTATTTTTTATATTTCATTTCTACCCCAGTTTATTCCACAATCCGCCTCACCAATTGCTTGGACGATGGGGTTAGTAATGATTCATGTAATCATTGGTTTTATCTGGTCGATGTTCCTGATCTATGCCATGCAAACGGTTTCTCATTACTTGAAACAACCCAAATTTATTCGCTATATGGATCGAATTACAGGTAGTATTTTTATTCTGTTTGCACTCAAACTTGCGTTTAGTAAACGTTAA
- the lysA gene encoding diaminopimelate decarboxylase — translation MSFTRINGVLHAEQCSLDQLAQQYGTPLYVYSKATLEKHYLDMDRAFDFIDHQICFAVKSNSNLAVLNVLAKLGAGFDIVTGGELARVLAAGGDPAKIVFSGLGKSEADIEKALTVGIACFNVESYAELDRIQKVAAKLDKKAPISLRVNPDVDAKTHPYISTGLKENKFGIPSDAVDSTYQYAASLPNLEIVGIDCHIGSQLTETKPFVDALDRVILMIEQLKKLGINLKHIDIGGGLGVCYKDETPPTVAEYANSMRPALEKLGLKVYMEPGRSISANAGALLTKVDLLKPTNHRNFAIIDAAMNDLIRPALYEAWMDIQPVNPNPDVEVKTWDLVGAICETGDFLGKERDLALQENDVLAVLGAGAYGFVMSSNYNSRGRAAEVMVNGDQAYLIRERETIESLWEKERLLPEE, via the coding sequence ATGAGTTTCACTCGCATTAATGGAGTATTGCATGCAGAGCAATGTTCATTAGATCAGCTCGCACAGCAATATGGCACACCTTTATATGTTTATTCCAAAGCAACCTTGGAAAAACATTATTTAGATATGGATCGTGCTTTTGATTTTATTGATCATCAAATCTGTTTTGCAGTGAAGTCAAACTCAAACTTAGCTGTTCTTAATGTCTTGGCAAAGTTAGGTGCTGGTTTTGATATTGTGACGGGTGGAGAGCTTGCGCGTGTCCTTGCAGCAGGTGGTGATCCAGCCAAGATCGTTTTTTCTGGCTTGGGTAAATCAGAGGCAGATATTGAGAAAGCATTAACCGTGGGTATTGCTTGTTTCAATGTAGAGTCATATGCCGAGTTAGATCGAATTCAAAAAGTCGCAGCGAAACTTGATAAAAAAGCGCCGATTTCGTTGCGCGTTAATCCTGATGTGGATGCGAAAACCCATCCATATATTTCGACAGGTCTAAAAGAAAATAAATTCGGTATTCCGAGTGATGCAGTCGATTCAACATATCAATATGCAGCATCCTTACCAAATTTAGAAATCGTGGGTATCGATTGTCATATTGGTTCACAATTGACAGAAACCAAGCCTTTCGTTGATGCACTTGATCGCGTTATTTTAATGATTGAGCAGTTGAAAAAACTTGGGATCAACCTCAAACATATTGATATCGGCGGTGGTTTAGGCGTTTGTTATAAAGATGAAACACCACCAACGGTGGCTGAATATGCAAATTCAATGCGTCCTGCTTTAGAAAAACTAGGCTTGAAAGTTTATATGGAGCCAGGGCGTAGTATTTCTGCCAATGCAGGTGCTTTGCTGACAAAAGTTGATTTGTTAAAACCAACCAATCATCGTAACTTTGCGATTATTGATGCTGCAATGAATGATTTGATTCGTCCAGCATTGTATGAGGCGTGGATGGATATTCAACCTGTTAATCCAAATCCAGATGTTGAAGTAAAAACGTGGGATCTCGTCGGTGCTATCTGTGAAACAGGTGATTTCTTGGGTAAAGAGCGTGATTTGGCTCTACAAGAAAACGATGTATTAGCTGTTTTAGGTGCAGGTGCGTATGGCTTTGTGATGAGCTCAAATTATAATAGCCGTGGTCGAGCTGCTGAAGTAATGGTCAATGGTGATCAAGCCTATTTAATTCGCGAGCGCGAAACCATAGAATCACTCTGGGAAAAAGAGCGTTTGTTGCCTGAGGAGTAA